The following are from one region of the Flavobacteriales bacterium genome:
- a CDS encoding WbqC family protein, which yields MKALIPTCYIPNNFYLSLLKKFDTVEIEKEEHFCKQTYRNRCTILSANGPLDLIIPVRKDGTHKRSTGQTRISYSERWQQQHWRSIASAYAKAPFFEDYAYHFETFYQNEFEFLCDFNTQLTRIICDLLEINCELRFTTEFVPTVASNDFRQAFDPANRQQFQHPAYTQVFSDRFEFEKNLCAFDLIFNCGPESISYIG from the coding sequence ATGAAGGCTCTGATTCCGACTTGTTACATTCCTAACAATTTTTATCTCTCACTGTTAAAGAAATTCGACACTGTGGAGATTGAAAAGGAAGAACATTTTTGCAAACAGACTTACCGCAACCGTTGCACCATACTGAGTGCGAATGGTCCGCTCGATTTAATTATCCCTGTTCGCAAGGACGGAACCCACAAACGCAGCACCGGACAAACCCGTATTTCCTATTCCGAACGCTGGCAGCAACAACATTGGAGAAGCATCGCAAGTGCATATGCCAAGGCTCCGTTTTTTGAGGACTATGCCTATCATTTTGAAACTTTTTATCAAAACGAATTTGAATTCCTTTGCGATTTTAATACGCAACTCACACGCATTATTTGTGATTTATTAGAAATAAACTGCGAGCTCCGTTTCACAACGGAATTTGTCCCCACTGTGGCATCGAATGATTTTCGCCAGGCCTTTGATCCGGCAAACCGTCAACAATTTCAGCATCCCGCATATACACAGGTATTTTCCGATCGTTTTGAATTCGAAAAAAATTTAT